Sequence from the Natronomonas marina genome:
TCTGGGAACGCCCATCCCCACGTCCCCGGTTTCTACGATGTCGTGGAACGCGATTATGCCGCCGTCGGTCACGTAGGGGGCGTACAGTTCGAAATCCTCCTTGACGGTCGTCCGTCCGAGACGGTCGGCAGTGAGACCGGCGGCGACGGCGCCGAGCCCGCCGACGGCGATGGTCCCGAACGTCACGAGCGCGGCGAAGGCCTCGCTCTCGCCGCCGCTGGCCTCGAAGCTCACCGAGAGGTAGACCGGAATCCAGGCCCACATCGCGTACAGTTCCCACATGTGGCCGAAGTAGCCGACGTTGGCCAGGAACGTCCCGCGGTCCTCCGCAATCCGTCGGATCGCCCCCGGGTCGAACGGCGCGGCCGGCGCCTGGTGGGGACCGGGCTCGACGAACAGGACGAGCACGCCGCCAACGACCGCGAGACCGGCGGCCCCGAGCAGAACCGGCGTAGGTCGTCCGACGCCGCCGACCGCCCGGAGGAGGTGCGGCATCGCCGAACCGACGGTCAGCGCCCCGACCAGCACCCCGATAGCGAACCCGCGCCCGCCACGGAACCAGCCGGCCATTATCTTCATCCCGGGCGGGTACACGCCGGCCAGCGCCACTCCGGTCAGAAACCGGAGGGCGACCGCCGGGAGGAACGAGTCGACGGCCGTCGCGATGACGGCCGTCGCGGCGGCACCGACGACCGCCGACACCGAGAACAGGTACCGCGGCCGGACGACGTCCGAGACGGTGAAAACCGCCGACAGCAGGGCACCGGCGACGAACCCGAGCTGGACGGCGTTCGTCAGCCACGCCGTCTCGGCGGCCGACAGCTGCCAGGCCACCGCGAGCTCCGGGCCGACCGCGGAAACGCTGAACCAGAGCGTCATCGCGAGCAACTCGGCGACCGTCAGCAGTCCGAGCACGCGGTACTTCCGGCGGCGCGAGGGCACGGCTCCGTCCGACATCTATCCGTCCCCTGGTTCGGGAGCCGATAAGACGGTTGCTCTGGTGGGCGCCGAACGCGCCCGTCCGCCCCACGTCTCCGCCGGGACGGCTGCCGGAGTCGCCGCTTCGGTCGACCTTTTGATCGCGTGGCGCGTAGGACGCCCGTGTCACGATTCGACGCGGTGTTCTTCGACCTCGACGGCACGCTGTGTCGCCGCGTGCAGGACGCCGGGCCGATGTACGAGGCGGCCTTCGCGGACGCCGGGGTCGCGCCGTTCGGCGAGCCCGCGGCGCTGTGGGACGCCCTGGACGGGCCACCGGACCCCGACGACCGGGTCGGCTACCTCGGAAGCGGCTTCGCCCGGCTCGCCGCCCAGAACGGCCGGCGCGACGTCGACCCGGTCGTCCTCGCCGAGCACCTGCTGGACCGCATCGACAACACGCAGGTCGAGTTGCGCCCCGGTGCGGAGGCGGCCCTCGAGAGCGCGGCCGCGACCGGCAGCACCGGCCTCCTGACCAACGGGCCGTCGGGCCGCCAGACGGTCAAGGTCGAGGCGCTCGGCCTCCGGGACCGGTTCGACGTGTGCGTCTACGCGGGCGACCTGCCGCGGCGCAAGCCGCACGCCGCCCCATTCGAGCGCGCGCTGTCGGCGGCCGGCGTGTCCGCCGACCGGGCCCTCTACGTCGGTGACTCGCTGCCGTACGATGTCGCCGGCGCCCACAACGCGGGGCTGGAGGTCGCCTGGCTCCGGCCGGCGCCCGACGAGGACGCCGGCGAGTACCGCCCGGAGTACGTCCTCGACTCGCTTTCGGACCTCGTCGGGGTCGTCGAGCGACCGCGATGAGCGACGACGCAGTCGACGCCTTCGAGCGCCCGGCCCACGCCACGGCCGCCCGCCAGGCCCTCGCGGCCGCCCGTCCGGACGGCACCGTGGTCGACTCGACCGTACTCGGCCGGGGGAACCGAAAGCGGACCGTCGTCGTCCGGTTCCGGAAGCGCCCGCCCGTCGTCGTCCAGTCGTCCGGCGCCAGCGCGGCGCTCCGGTCGGAGGCCGCGCTTCTGGAGGCGATTCGTGACCGGACCGCGGTGCCGGTCCCGCCGGTGCTGGCCGTCGCCGCCGTCGACGGCGTGGTCTCCCTCGTCACGCCGCGACTCGACGGGGCGGACTTCCACGAGCGGTTCGTCGCCCTTGACCCGGCGGTCCGGCGCCGGGTGGCCCGCTCGCTCGGCCGATACCTCGCGGCGCTGCACGAGGCCTTCTCGTTCGACGGCTACGGCCGCCTGACGGCCGATTCGGACTCCCTCTCCGTGGACGGCGAGGCGTCGTGGCCCGAGTGGCTCGCCGCCTACGGGCGGGCGGCCGTCGACCGCCTGCCCGCTGTCTTCGATTCGGTCCGGCCCGGACTCGAATCGCTCCTGTCGGAGCGGCCCCCGAGGACCGAACCGACGGCACGGCTGTTCCCGTGGGACTTCCGGCCGGGGAACGCGCTCGTCGCGGACGGGGAGGTGACGGCACTGCTCGACTGGGAGGCGCCGCTGGCCGCCGGGCCGGCGCTGTCGGTTGCGAAAGCCGAGTACCTGGTCGCCGACTGGTACGTCGACGATCCCGCCCCGCTACGGTCGGCCTTCGTCGACGGGTACGGGGCGGTCCGGGCGTACCCGGAGCCAGCGCCGGTCCACCGGGCCGTCGCCATCGCGGACAGCGCCGTCGACTCGACGGGCGAGGTCACCAGGCCCGGCTATCCGGAGTGCGGCGTCGAGGAAGCCACGGCGTTTCACCGCCGGGCGCTGGCGGCGTTGCTGTGAGGGTGGGGGCCTCAGCGGTTTCGAGGCGGAGCCTCCGGTCTCAAGAAGCGAGGACTTCCGACGCCAGTCGGAAGGACGACGCGAGTAGGCCGGGGAGGAAGCCGACACGCTGGGAAGCAGGTGCCGTTGTTGCTGCTGTTCGACTCGCCACCCGATACACTTTTTCCGGGGGCAACCATACCAGTGCCTAGTGATACCGCTGCGCACACGTCGCCGGTATCACGGGCCGCAGTAGCCCGGCCCCCGAATGGTGGGGATGTTGACCCCGACGGTCGTTCGGTACGGGTGAGGAACGACCTTCCTCCCCGGCGACAATTGACGGCGAGTCCCACATCAAAGCCCCTCCCTCAACGAGCGAGGTCGCAAGACCGAGCGAAGTAGGGAGGGGTCGGTTACACGGTCTGTTTCGCCGCGACCGTCGAGGTGGTGAGGTCGTCGAGCAACCGCTCGGCGATGGTGGCGATGCCGTTGGCGTACTCGGGTGCGGTCGTAAACTCCGACAGCGCCGTCTCGACGGCTGCCGGGTCCGTGGCGGTCCGGAAGCCGTCGGCCGGTGCCACCCGCCGCGCGATGCCGTCCTGCTCGTTGGTCGCGGGGTAGACCACGCAGGGGGTCTCGGCGACGGCGGCCTCCATCACCGTCGAGTAGCCCGAACAGACGACGGCCTCGGCCCGGCGCAACACGGGCAACAGCGAGGGGACCGGCCCCCAGTCGTGGTCGCCGATCAGCGTGACCCGGTGGCCGGCCGCCCGGAGGCGGTCGGCCAGCGCGTCGAAGTCCGTCGAGTACGTCGACGGGACGAGGACGACCCCCGGGTCGTCGGGTCCGCCGTCGGGTGCGCCCTCCGGTGGCGGGAGCGCGACCGGTGGCACCCTGGAGACGCCCGGCGGGTCCCCGTCGGCCGGCGGCCACACCGACGGGTAGAAGAACCGCTCGGCGGCCAGTCGCTGGCTCGCGTTGATGCCCATCGTGGACGCGCGGATGATGGGGTCCCGGTAGAGGGCCGCGGCGTTGTGCGAGAGGACGTACAGCGGCATGTCGGTCGCGGCGGCCGCCGCGACGGTGAACATGTCGTCGGTGACGACCGCGTCGGGGTCCTGGCCGCGGAGCCACGAGGCGATGCCGCGGACGCGGCCGACGCTGTCCGGGAGGCTTCCGGTCAGGACGCGTGCGAGGCCGCTGACCGGGTTCCCGGCGTCCTGGTAGTCGCCGATGTAGTCCACCTGCGGCGGTTCGTACGCGCTGTACCCGTTGGGTTCGTAGAGTCGTCGCCCCGGCCCCCCACCCGCCAGAGCCACCTCTGCGCCGCGTCGCTGGAGTCCCCGCGCGACCGCCATCATCCGCGTGGCGTGGCCCGCCCCCTCCGGGTAGTGCGTGACGGCGACGTGGATGGTCACGGAACGAACTGTTCTGTCGAGGCAAAGTAGTTTCCCCTTTCGAACGGTCGCGTGGGCAGGAACCTCGGGGGATTAAGTTCCGACGTGCCCGACGGGGGATATG
This genomic interval carries:
- a CDS encoding glycosyltransferase, coding for MTIHVAVTHYPEGAGHATRMMAVARGLQRRGAEVALAGGGPGRRLYEPNGYSAYEPPQVDYIGDYQDAGNPVSGLARVLTGSLPDSVGRVRGIASWLRGQDPDAVVTDDMFTVAAAAATDMPLYVLSHNAAALYRDPIIRASTMGINASQRLAAERFFYPSVWPPADGDPPGVSRVPPVALPPPEGAPDGGPDDPGVVLVPSTYSTDFDALADRLRAAGHRVTLIGDHDWGPVPSLLPVLRRAEAVVCSGYSTVMEAAVAETPCVVYPATNEQDGIARRVAPADGFRTATDPAAVETALSEFTTAPEYANGIATIAERLLDDLTTSTVAAKQTV
- a CDS encoding phosphotransferase family protein, translated to MSDDAVDAFERPAHATAARQALAAARPDGTVVDSTVLGRGNRKRTVVVRFRKRPPVVVQSSGASAALRSEAALLEAIRDRTAVPVPPVLAVAAVDGVVSLVTPRLDGADFHERFVALDPAVRRRVARSLGRYLAALHEAFSFDGYGRLTADSDSLSVDGEASWPEWLAAYGRAAVDRLPAVFDSVRPGLESLLSERPPRTEPTARLFPWDFRPGNALVADGEVTALLDWEAPLAAGPALSVAKAEYLVADWYVDDPAPLRSAFVDGYGAVRAYPEPAPVHRAVAIADSAVDSTGEVTRPGYPECGVEEATAFHRRALAALL
- a CDS encoding HAD family hydrolase, giving the protein MSRFDAVFFDLDGTLCRRVQDAGPMYEAAFADAGVAPFGEPAALWDALDGPPDPDDRVGYLGSGFARLAAQNGRRDVDPVVLAEHLLDRIDNTQVELRPGAEAALESAAATGSTGLLTNGPSGRQTVKVEALGLRDRFDVCVYAGDLPRRKPHAAPFERALSAAGVSADRALYVGDSLPYDVAGAHNAGLEVAWLRPAPDEDAGEYRPEYVLDSLSDLVGVVERPR